The sequence atgtcataataaaatatatcatacatGATCCTTTGTTTAATTTGGAGAGGATAATAGAATATTGTATTAATCATAAGATGAAAATGGAacataataaagaaaaagagaaaaaaaatggcAAGGATAATGATCAgtgtgaaaataataaaataaataataaaataaataataataataataataataataataataataataataatagtaataattgtaataataataataataatagtaatagtaagaAAAAGACGAAGAAACAAGGGAAGAAAAATCTAAATAGTGAAGAACCCATTTATGATAATTTCATAGAAGGTTGTGATGATAAAACATTTGATGATTACATACaatgttttaattttataaaagatgataatatatcatttttaacagaaaagaagaaaatgaatattctttatgatattatgaatatatgtcaagaaaataatatattatataaaatattaaatgatgaatatataatattaaatgagACATATGACGAAATATGTCATGTGACATATTCTTTTGGTATTATGTGTTATGTATTTGgtttttataaattctttaaaatagaaaatttaaaaattataaaaaataataatatatgttcctataatttatttcaatgggtatatgatattaaatatactattgtaaaatattattcctATTTATCTAATGATCCTaagaatataaagatatttgaggataatataaatattatagatgacaaaaatagaaaaaataatatatcaacagatcattttaataatatgaatgctTATGTAAATATTCTTGATCAccatgaatattttttaaattatataatattttattacatatgtaATCTTAAAAAAGTATGTAATAAATGGTTATGCTTacgtaataattttttttatatttttaatgaatatatagaagaatcttttaaaaattacatgataaaaaaaaatacagaaATGCAAGAAATCTTTTCTATATCCTCATCATCTGGCgatacaaaagaaaaaagaaatatatataatgtggaGTCACTtcaaatgtataatataaaacaaaatgttATACAAAAATGTTCTTACATAAacgaatatttattttataataacaaaaggGAATATACTAGTCAGaatgaagaatatatacatatgtttaATAATTGTAGAGagaattttatttcatataaaacaaaataccTAAATTTTGATTTAAAGGATGAGGTAGATATAAGTCTACACAGTGTAAAATTTGTTCTTCATTATGTAAATAGtatttataatgatgatcAAAATGATGAACATGGTAATGATAAAATGGAAATGCAGGATAAAATTTTAGGTGGTGTTATTTCGTGTGATGATACTATTTGtaaggagaaaaaaaaaataaaatatgagaAGATTAAGAAGCACTtggataatttatataacaaaatgaaaagtaTGAAGAGTTCAAAGGTGTATATATGGATGTATTTGTATGTAAACTTTgtgtttgattttttttatgttaatataaagaagaattatcgtaaaataaataattattgtttGTGTTTTGATGAGTGTATGCATGAGAATAGTAATGTGGAAAATGTATTAGGtggtagtaataataataataataataatgataataataataataacaacaacaacaacaacaataataataacaacaacaacaacaacaataataataataacaacgatagtagtagtaataataacaataataataatattaagaagAAATACATCATTGTGTTTAATTTATCCGGACTTATcgattttattaataaaaaaaataaccttgaaaaaaaaaagatttgcGTCATGCTCAAGAATTATATAGACCATGTATTATTTAACGAGTGTAAAGAATTGTTTGTGGAGGAGCTAAATGTTGAtgagaagaaaaataaaaacgaCATTGACGGTGATGATTATCATAAGATTAAATTTTCTCATCCTTTAGAAGAATGGGAAAAAACAAATACTAAAAATAGTATAGATGAAAAAtgtaagaagaaaaagaataatttattaGATGAGTCTATAAATAATTCTGttatttcaaataataatataacattagataatagatatttatataatataaaaaatgatgaagagAAAATTCATTCGaatgtattattatcatcaagtaaatattatgaaattcataaatattataaagggaaaataaaaataagtaattttgtaaatgattatatttatatgtttatatcatatttaacTTTGATGGATATgaaattatcattattgttggtagaaaaatataatctaACGATAcctaataaatatttagatttaagttgttatatatatatatgtcagatgaataaacaaaattcaaatataattttttttataagtagGTTTGATATACATCGACATATTTTAACAAATGACGTGGCTAATAAAAACCTGAAGGAAaattataagatatataaaaatattgaatgtaacaataatattatgaataatgtAATTAATGgtagcaataataataataataataatataaatagtaataataatataaatagtaataataatataaacagtaataatattaaaaatagcgatattaattttaaatttctGGATGACATAATtactatttataaaaaacaaaacaatgaaataattaacttcaataatattaatataattcatgataatataaatcaacCTATCCCTCAAAGTCATAATAACTTTTCAAATAATCCTTTAGACGATTCAAAAAGTAATATGTTTaccattaataataatgttaagGATTACTGTTTTGTATCGGAACGAAATACttgtatacataataattttgtgaAGAGTGGTTCCtttgatttatataatacaaatcaAGATATtgaaggaaataaaaatattagtaTTAACAATTATGGTGACGATTTAATAAAATGCAATTTTATGGATAATAAATTAAGAGAAATAAATTTGAAAAAAGATATGAATGTAAGCAATGAAATTTACAAAGATGAGATATGCAACGATGTGATTAGAAATGTGTCACatccttttttaaataaagatatgTACATGTGCCacaatatagatatatataatataaatcgaGTGAAcgaatttaataatatgaataaatattttactgCTGATAATGTGAaggatataaattttatgaatagtaatatatatcccataaaaatgaatataccatataatataaatttgaatgaaatatttatgaatGATTGTCGAGTTTccaatattattcatttttgtaAAGGTGATAGAACATTAGAATTAGAATTAATTAAacaaagaataataaatggaaatataaaatatgctataaaattaattaaaatatttaattatgaaTTATTACATTTCCCCAacctatttttttatttaaattacaaatcgtataattatttattaagtagttttgataaaaaatatattatatattatttatatgacaatccaaaatatttaaaaatatattttaattctttgttaaaaaagaagaataaaGAATCATGTATCATGTGTATCTATTTCTTATATCCCTTATATATGAACTTGGAAGATATCgattttaaaacatttttttatttattttataaaaataagaaggGAAAGAAAACAAGTTATAGTACAAGtggtttatataataataataatatgaataatatgaataatatgaataatatgaataataatatgaatacgGTTGGTAATTATATGATTAGttcaaataatacaaataatatgtataacatgaataatatgtataatatgaataatatgtataatatgaataattcatgttttaattataattattataataatgatgtatATTTTGAGGGAGAATATTACATATGCGATTGCCGGGatggtaataaaaatatgttgaCGACATTAGAGCAgagcaataataataataataacaacaataataacaacaatattaataataataataataataataataatatattttgtatatctaGTTGTAGTAATATTATGtggtttttaaaaaatgagtgtaatataataaatgaagaatGTTTTACTTTTCGaaatgaagaagatatatattttgagaATTTGAAtagaatttataaaatatgtgatttatgtaaatatttcgatatgtttaaaatattaaagaagATTCATTCAGAAATTGTAAAAAGTTCTTttgattatttaataaaaatgaaaggaTCGTGTTTTTgtcaaaagaattatatatgtataaaggATTTAGATTCTTGTTTAAATgatgttgttattattgatAAATTTAAAGATTTctacatattatatgaaaaaattaaaaaatatgaaaagatACTTTTTATAGATGCTGAATGGAAATGTGCTGTCTTTAGAGAAAATCCTATCATATCAATTTTTCAGATTGCTTTAAAAAATAgtgttttttcatatattattgatGTAAAGAGTATATCTTTGGAAAATTATCAagttaattattatatatctgATTTGTTTAGggatgaaaatattataaaaattggtGTGGCCTTTCTGAATAATGATATGTTACACTTTAGAAAATactatgatatattaaatatgttaacttgtaaaaagtataaagatatattaattgATGACAGCGATATGGGAACTCAAGAAAAGGgacataaacataaaattgTGAATATAAATACTTATAATGATATCACACCTTtctataataacaatatgtataataataagaggaatgataatcatatattattaaaaaaagtcATGAAGAATATTCATGAATATACAATAAATTATGCTGGTGATACTATCCCGAGTTCAAATAATATGCTTGCATATGATAATAGAAGTTACATCTATggatatacaaataatatgaatactaacaataataacaacaataataataataacagcaacaataataataacagcaacaataataataacaataataatagtagtagtagtagtagctgttgtaataataatttttttaatttaggTGAAAAGATAAAAGAAGAATCACACAgtattaaatttaataataatttatatgatgatataagctataaaaatattttcccagtaaattattttataaaatataaaaatgacgataaattaattaatgatCTTTTAAATACAAAATGTAAAACTTGTAATAAAATAGGTATATATAGttgtatacataaatattataatttagaatatatatataataaatattatgatcatttgaaatttaattttccatatcttaaaaaaaatatgagtTATTCTGTTAAATTCTTtggtaaaatattatttccaGAAAAACAAGTTAATAAAGAATGCCAAATTATTAATTGGAATTTTAGACCTCTTTCATCGAGTAGTGTTGAATATGCAATATTAGATGttcttattttaaaaaaattcttttatttaattcaaaCAAAATTACCTATAGATATTGAATGTGCTTTATGAACATGctcaactttttttttttttttttttttttttttttttttcaaaataaaaaaatatatattgttttattgttttattattttattgttttattattttattgttttattattttattattttattattttattgttttattattttattgttttattattttattgttttattattttattgttttattgttttattgttttattattttattgttttattattttattgttttattatttttttttttttttttttttatactataaaatatatttttatgaattgTGTTTATtgttaaattaaatttaagGTAAAcgtttctatttttttatacataatcgttatatatatatatatatatatatatatatatatatatattttatataccttTTTGTATGGCACCTTGATATCTCttcttcattttattttatttatttatttatttatttatttatttatttatttatttatctttcTACCTTTTCttatgttttctttttttttttttttttgtgaccTTTTTGCTCAACAtgtctttatattttttaatgtaatttttttttaagattatattatatttttttataaaaaatttacatgacttgtttaataatttttttttttttttaaataatttttaaagaatatatatatacatatatatatatatatatatatatatatatatatatatatatatataaaacataataaaaaattttaattatattttataagaaccacatatacatacacataaaataaaaatgatgtgtatatataaaaaaaaaaaaaaaaaaaaaaaaatggggtgataaaataaatcatatattggtaacaaaataaaaacctattaatatatcaaacaggtatgaatatatatacatatatatattaaaatatgtatatattaaaaaatattatatatatatatatatatatatatatatatatacatatatattttttttttttttgtcccTTTTTATTAAACCATTTAATCTTCCTCCTCCTCGTCTTCACTAGTATTTTCGTCTTCTTCACTTGAATTTTCGTCATCTTCATCACTTgtattataatcatcatcatcacttGAAATTCCATCATGTTTATCTAATAATTCTTCTAAACGTTTTTCTTCATCACCTCCGATAACTAAAATTTCTCCTTGTTGTTTAAAATCACCTCCTTTATATTCTTTGATTTTATCACTTATAACTTTCATAGCTTCTTGAATTTTTGCCATACCAAGATCTTTATCATGACAAGACGTAACAATAACATATTGTGGTGGAgcaattaattttatattaatagaaaCTTTATCATTCGATAtctcttttccttttttcagAGCTTCCTTAACAGCATCAATACCTTCATATCCAAAACACCATACATCTATTCTACCTCTTAATTTTAATGCTTGAGGAGTAAGTCTTAATttaatatcttttaataatgaattttttatttcttcagaTATATCTAACCCTTTAAATACATTTTCTGGATTCATCGTAGCTTCTTTCAACGCATCTAAAGCATGTCCATATCTTTCATATAATGGCCATATAGCTTTTTCGTTTAGCTCTTCTACAGTAATGCCATGTTCTTTTGCTACATGTCGCACAGTCTGGTGCACCTTTTTAGATTTAGAAAATTTTTCttcacattttattatatcttttggTGATACTCTCCTTTTTGATAAATCGATATATCCTTTTTGGCTATCTACTCTTAATACAAGTACAACCTCATGCCTACCTACACGTATTAATTTGTTCACACTTCTGAATCTTCTTTTGGATAGTTCGGACATTAAAATCATACCTTCACAAGGAGCCAGGGGGGGtggataagaaaaaaataaaaaataaataatatatataaaatatgtataaattttttttattttttttttttttttttctttttttttaaaatttattaccTTCCATATCGTTATATTCCAATATAGAAACGTAAGCTCCCATATCCTCAATTCTATTAACCTTAACCATAATCAAATCATCAACCTCGGGAAacttctttttataaaaacgaCAGTCCCCCAAATCTGCTTTTACTCGCATTTCAGTCATCttgttataataatcaaTATATGGGTATACTTATGcgatatgttatatatatgaatatatatatatatataatatatataatatatatttatatatatatatttttttttttttgtaatagtaatatttacatataatccATACAATATACTTTTGTTTACattcttataaaatattttctaattcttctttttagttgaaatagaaaaaaaaaaaaaaaaaaaaaggataattaaaaaaaatataacatatatatatatatatatatatatatatataatacaatttctttttatatataattatttttcaatataaataaaagatattcatataaagtaaaagaaaaaataaaaaaaaaaaaatttatcttataaaaaagaaaaaaaaaagaacttgaaattttaaaattttcataatatttaaaatatttacatatatatatatatatttattatatataaggtacaaaagtaaatatacatatattatatatatatatatatatatatatttataatatttaaatagaaataaaattgttaatatccttaaaaataaaaaaaaaaaatatatatatatatatatataatatattatatatatatattattagtaatatattgaatattattaatatatacttatgtatgcataaatattatatataataattatatttatattatataataatattattataaataaagggCATACCTACGcctacatataatatatatatatataatatatattttttttttcccttaaaaaatttttatatgaaggaagaatatatttaaaaaagtgAACccctatataaaaattatgtaaaaaattattaaatattaaaaccttaaaataatatgtaatatatataataattatattatataatatatttttatataatagaaaaaaatttgaTACGGGAAattgatataatatttttataaatagaatatatatatatatatatatatgtgagtATACTTTTGTATCCAtatttttgcttttttttttttttttttttttttttttttttggtaataattaacattgtatatattatatattacttatttataataatattaggaTACTAAAAAATTGACATTAAAAAAAGTGTTTAatgattttaaaatatgagtatgttttaataaaaaatatatgcatatttttcttatactacaaaaaaataaaaaaatataaacatatatatataatatatatatatatatatatatataatataatatttatgtgataattttaattatttataaaaaaagaaatgtgtatgagttttttttaacaattttattataaatttcctatgaaaaaacaaaataaaatatctgTAAAAagcaaatgaatatattttgaatttaAGGTAATATGAGATGTGTCAATAATTATGTTCGAAAGATTTTGACTTTTCTCATACCAATATTTAAAGAATTGAGATATATTGAATGTATTGTTTTCAATAtaactttttaataaaaatattctaaGTTGACAaggtttatttttaaaatttatttttattatatttaaaatatgtgtaaatattaaatttgtaTGTGTTGTattatatccatatatattttttttttcctgttTAATTGAAGAAAGagaattctttttatttatttttttatgtttgattattttataaatccattgtgattttatttttttcatttgaaaattattatgttcattatataaataaaatttatatttttgatcATCCTTTTTAAATTGCTTCTTATTAAATTTGAAGAATTTACTTTGTGTTATATCTATCCTATAacgataatatatattatggatAAAATttctattaaatattttatttatattttttttgaaaaatgtTTGTGATGGTTCCTTTCTTGTAATTTTATGTTTGCGCTTCATTTTGTAATACCTTTTGATATGATAAAtcttatcataattattacatatgtaataattattatgataataattactaTTTATAGTGAACAGTGAATATATgtacttattatatttataatcataAGACTTCCTAAATTGTGGTAGGTACAGGAAATTTTCtacttcttttttaataagtaAATTCCAAAAAACATCATATCTTGGAAAGTTACAATATTGTGTAAATAAATCGATAAAATGATTTGCTGTTCTTATAggtattatttttgtttgaaAAAGTATaggtttttttatatatcctttatgataatattgtatgaaaattgttttaattaatttaatatttttttcaagaaaatatacaaaatagtAGTCATTATTAAAAAACGGCAAATATTTTATCAAGCTATTACTATTTTGAAATGAACAGTGATGTTTATATATGCCTTCCATTATCTTTAGATATTCATAATTATGACATTGTaaatcttttaaattatcaaaTGAATTATCCACCTTATATGTATTTGTAGATTGATAGGggaaatatgtaatatttgtTCTTTGGTCAATAttcttttgtatattatttgatgaaatgactttttcatttgttttatattcatttttgtttttcttgtCTACACATATGGACGatttatttgttaatttgtccttttcaatattattatttgtagaTGAAAATACAcccttattatataatgctttgtttatattattatcatttattattacatggttttttttttttttttttttttcatcatttataaaataatcaaagaattgtaaatcatatataatttttttttttttttttttttggcttttgttttttctgaACTGTtcaggttttttttttccctttttattattaatctgTTCACTAATTTGTTCATTAATTTGTACATTGAAATCgtcattatttttcattttattaaaattatttaaatgattttttttccaaTATTGATAGAAAAAATCATAAAAGGAATAGAAtgagttatatatatatgagagtatatataaatagggTATATTTTTGTCTATATGTAAATtttgtattaataaaaaataataaaacttaTCATACATTTCTTTGGCTAGTTGAGAATTAATATAGGTATTAATTCGATTGATGGAAAATTGAACTAATAATCTATTGATAtcatgaaaaaaatttatatcatttttttcacctgttttataacataaagtatatatattatttttgaactgttttttattataaatattgttaataattaaaaggggaaaataattataagtgTTTGGATATActtgtttgttttttatttctgTATGTTGCTGTTCCTTATATTTCATGTTCAAAATTTTTGAatgttcatttaattttcCATCTAAatctttttcttctatattcatattacttTTTTGTGTTTGAATATCATCTTCCATTTTTTGGCCATTTTGAACTGGCGGAGtcaaaattaaattatatgtgtTATAATCATTAGGATAAGGTAAATTTTggttttcatatttatatgatatatgtttctttgtagtataataataatttaatagatgaaaaaaaattttctgaatgagttttttgtttttaattatattttttattttgggCACTTTTTGTACATTTTGTACATTTTGCATATTTTGCATATTTTGTGCATTTTGTACATTTTgtacattttgtatattttgtatattttgcatattttgtacattttgtatattttttattttgtttatatttgtttctttttttgtttcctTTTTTCCATCATCTGTATATTCATCTGTTTGTTGATCCATATCAATATCAGATTGATTATGGTCCATATTTTggatattataatttttaattataaaaaatattttattaaattgttcattagaatataaaaagagtTTTGCAAACTTCTGctcaaatataatattatcatcttttgAATGTATAAGATTATCTTTTTGTTcatctatttttatataatattttaggaaaataatttcattgatattattattcatgtatgtatttttaatttgatataataataggGGTTCTTCtgtaaatatagaaaaatttttatcataaaattttataatttctaaTAAGAATTTGGATATATTTAATTGATTTgtattaacattattaaaTTCAATGAGCttatttcttaatatttgtttattatgattcttatttatttggTATATATCAAAAGGTATGTTCTTTTTAATAGTATTGTCTATATGATGACTTGtatgtgttatatatttGGTAAGTTTGTTTAAATCATTTGATgaatttttctttctttctttttttttttctttttcttttttgttttttttttcttgataCTTATAAGTATCTATACAATTAGTAGAAtctgtattatatatgttatccTTTGTATCTTCACCGGTTTGATTATAGGAAAATATATGTTGTTGATCAGACATATGAATGTTTGTATTATCTAACAATatagaattattataatatgaagaATATTGATTGTTACATTCTCTTTTCTTTACAAATAAAATTCCCttactaataatattatttattatatcacactttgaaatattaaatgtatttCTAAAAATATTGCATGTGTTCATATTTGTTAGACTTACTTCATAGTAGTCTTCATTAAATATCGAAATGTTGATTACATCAACTAAAGGTATGGCACATGggttttttataattttcttatgAAATGTAAGATTAAaatttttgtataaataatatgtttgaTTACTTTGAACATtccttatcatttttattagttGATATTTTTTAGTAAAATATGGTTTTAAGATATATGATGATTGTTcctgtttatatataatatggatTGGTAAGTTAACAAAATGATGATTAGTAATATCATATGTTTGTAGAGATCTATTTTGAATTAatagaacatataaatattccaTAAGATGTATGATAAAATGAGAtgataaatcatatatatgtaaaaaactAAATAAGATTAATGTTAATGtacatatagatatatttgtttgtttttttaatacacaTTTCCCATGTcctaaattaatatatcctaaataataataataaagattatttgaatttttatCTCTTACATTAattacattatttattttctttttaatttttctatttaatATTTGATCACAACTCCCAACAAAAACAAACGATAGACATTGATAGATCAAATTAATAAGATCATTAATATcttgttcttttattttatacatacatgAAAAATCATCATTTCCTTTtagattatttattataatagtatttataaattttttattttgacctttataattattcatttctaaatatttacgaacttttttaattttttcaacatatttcaaaattaatttatatgtctCTTCATAGATAATATCATTGTTGttataatacattatatgatttttattataatgatgattaatatttttttcatttccttttaattgttttttttcttttttctctccttcgttttttatattctcttcatttaaataaatattatttgagTGTTCAATCGAGTCAGTAAAATTCCATCCTTTTTTGTTACTCCTTTGAGTAGGTGTGTAGGATTGTTGTATTTTTAGATCAGAAAATTTatgttcataatataaagggttatcattattattattattattattgttatttttgttattattattattgttgttgttgttattattattatcatcattatatttattattattattattattattttttttttgtttgtcaAAATtgtctattttattttcaagtggtgttttatttttacctgAATCGTTCAGgtgtttatttaatatattataattatgttcattataattacaaTTTGGGAAAACATTTTGATGA is a genomic window of Plasmodium falciparum 3D7 genome assembly, chromosome: 7 containing:
- a CDS encoding eukaryotic translation initiation factor 2 subunit alpha; translated protein: MTEMRVKADLGDCRFYKKKFPEVDDLIMVKVNRIEDMGAYVSILEYNDMEGMILMSELSKRRFRSVNKLIRVGRHEVVLVLRVDSQKGYIDLSKRRVSPKDIIKCEEKFSKSKKVHQTVRHVAKEHGITVEELNEKAIWPLYERYGHALDALKEATMNPENVFKGLDISEEIKNSLLKDIKLRLTPQALKLRGRIDVWCFGYEGIDAVKEALKKGKEISNDKVSINIKLIAPPQYVIVTSCHDKDLGMAKIQEAMKVISDKIKEYKGGDFKQQGEILVIGGDEEKRLEELLDKHDGISSDDDDYNTSDEDDENSSEEDENTSEDEEEED